From the Oxyura jamaicensis isolate SHBP4307 breed ruddy duck chromosome Z unlocalized genomic scaffold, BPBGC_Ojam_1.0 oxyZ_random_OJ67939, whole genome shotgun sequence genome, the window CTGCACGCGTCCCAGCACCTCAGTGGGTACCAGTAATAAAAAGTGGCTGGTACAAaagaatgcaaaagaatggggaggggCAGGGGTATATGGAGTGGggtgctcagcactgcagctcccagccccacgcGTTTCCTCTTTGACGTGGGACAGCCGCTGGGAGCAATGCCACACGTGTGTGTTTTGGCAGGGGACACCATCGTGCACCAGGCGGGAGAGGCCACATCGGTGCAGTGGAGTGCGGGCACCTGGATGGTGGAGTACGGCCGGGGCTTCATCCCCTCCACACTCGCCTTCGCCCTAGCTGACACCCTCTTCAGCACTCAGGACTTTGTCACCCTCTTCTACACCCTGCACGTCTATGCCAAGGGCCTGCTTCTGGAAGCCAACGCCTTCATCAGCACCTTGGGGTGCTGAGCCCAGCCGGCTTGGCTTCCCCGTcagccttcctccctgctcctctttctcctctccaggccACAGGTCCCAAAACCTGGGGACGAGGATGCTGGTGCAAGCCGGGCTGCCCTATGCCCCTCAGGGCAAGGTGCATGGGGAAagcc encodes:
- the LOC118158687 gene encoding sigma non-opioid intracellular receptor 1-like isoform X2, which codes for MQAAGWAPCACCTPPSPSRYWADISDTIISGTFRQWKEGSTRSEIYYPGDTIVHQAGEATSVQWSAGTWMVEYGRGFIPSTLAFALADTLFSTQDFVTLFYTLHVYAKGLLLEANAFISTLGC